GTATTATGGATGGTGATCTGTTAGCTGTTCATAAAACCCAAAATGTCCATAATGGGCAAGTTGTGGTCGCACGAATTGAAGATGAAGTAACGGTAAAGCGTTTTAAACAACAAGGTAATCGTGTCGAATTAATCGCGGAGAACGCTGAGTTTGCACCTATTATTGTCGATCTACGCCAGCAAAACTTCACGATTGAGGGGTTAGCTGTGGGGGTGATCCGTAATGGTGAATGGTGCTAAGATTGCATCGTAAAGATGATTAAAATGTTGCTGGCAGATTGTACCCATTAATGTTTTTGGGGATCTGCCCGCGATATAAGTGTTTATTTTTCAATTTAAAGCGTGATGGGTAGGAAAACGGATGGTTTAATATAGCCTATCAGCCTATCAGCCTATCAGCCTATCAGCCTATCAGCCTATCAGCCTATCAGCCTATCAGCCTATCAGCCTATCAGCCTATCAGCCTATCAGCCTATCAATAGCTCTTTTTTTAAGTTTTTTTCTTTGTTTTTACTGAGGGCTGTTGATGATCATGATCGCAATGTTGATGATCTCGGCAATTCACGATTTCGCTGCAAGCTTGGCATACCCCATGATTTTCTACCACAGTATGACGTAGCTGAAATTGATTTTGTTTGGCTAATTCTAAAATGGCAGCTTCAATTACCCCACAATCACTTTCGGCGACACTGCCGCAATGATCACAGATTAACATTACTGATATATGACTCGGGTTATCAAAATGATGGCAAATAACATAGCTATTAGTGGATTCTATTTTATGAATAAAGCTTTGTTCCATCAAAAACTCTAAAGCACGATAGACAGTAGGGGGTTTAGCTTGTGGTTCTACTTCACGGAGCAGGTCAAGTAAATCGTATGCACTGATGGCTCCGTGTTGTTTAGCTATCAAACGTAAAACAGTTTCTCGCTGCGATGTGAGCCTAACACCTCGAGCTCCACATAACCGCGCAGCCATTGCGAGCAACTTTTCTTCATTCATTTTTTTCATGGTCGAGAGCCCTACTCAAAACTGTTATTGCTGTTGAGGGTAGTCTACCATAATTTAGAAATATCTAGGTAATCCTCGCATTTTTAATGAAAGTTACCAACAAGTTTTAGTTCTGTTGCTTGCCACTCAATAATTTGATTTAGAGATGGTATAACTCAATTTGGGGAAAAGGTGCCTTATTAAGCCAAACTCATTGAGCATCAGGGCATACTCCATTAACAGTGGATGAATCAAATAGTAAGCAACATGAATTCTGTTCGGTCGTTTGTCATAAAGCGATATCAGCCAAATTATATAAAATATGAGCGATAACTATATTCATTTATGTTTGATATTAGGTTGGATATTAATTTTGTATCAATAAGGATTATACAATATATACTCGTCATACTTTAAGTTTCAGCGTTGTTGACTACGTTCACTCACGCCCGTCACATAGTGCTCTATGCTCCTGGCGATTCGTTCACTTGTCGCCTAGCTGCACCTCGAATTATTTAGAGTATAAAAGTTAATATTAACGTTCCCATTTATACTAAGTCAACTTTAGTGACTAATGAAACAGTTATTCCTAGTATATTTAGTAAATGAATTATCCTTGCTATGGTTACACTAAAATAGTGTGCTTATTATTTTTTCATGTTGCTAGTATTTTGATTTTTTACTTTTCTACGTAACAAGTAAAAGATGAGTAAGCTTCATCTGTTAGAATATAAATATCATCATCCATTTTAGTAATGCTAACGTAGTAGTTTATCTTTTCTTCTTCTAACTGAATAAAGTTGGCAAATAACTCTTTTGGCACATTATCTGAGTTTGTTATAGATAGTTGGCTAATATGTATGGAATAATGATGATTTTTATCAATTGATTGAAAGTTAAAGTATATAGCTCTATCTAAGCGATAAAATACATTGTTTTGTTTTATATAGCCATACATCTTTATTCTACCAGTATTATCATTGTCAATGAGAATATTGGTTTTTGATTTTAGTATCAAGCCTTCATCTGTTCCGTTATCTTTTATCCATAAAAGTTCTGAATGACACATATTAATATTATGGCTTTTTTGATGAAGAAAAACTGCCGTAAATAAGGCTGAAAATACAGCAAGCAAAGATAAT
This portion of the Providencia manganoxydans genome encodes:
- the zur gene encoding zinc uptake transcriptional repressor Zur — encoded protein: MKKMNEEKLLAMAARLCGARGVRLTSQRETVLRLIAKQHGAISAYDLLDLLREVEPQAKPPTVYRALEFLMEQSFIHKIESTNSYVICHHFDNPSHISVMLICDHCGSVAESDCGVIEAAILELAKQNQFQLRHTVVENHGVCQACSEIVNCRDHQHCDHDHQQPSVKTKKKT
- a CDS encoding FidL-like protein — translated: MKKYILLSLLAVFSALFTAVFLHQKSHNINMCHSELLWIKDNGTDEGLILKSKTNILIDNDNTGRIKMYGYIKQNNVFYRLDRAIYFNFQSIDKNHHYSIHISQLSITNSDNVPKELFANFIQLEEEKINYYVSITKMDDDIYILTDEAYSSFTCYVEK